GTCTACCAATTCCACCACCAGGGCAACGCAATCATGCGATGGTAACACCATCTCTCATCGGACTTCGCCGTGAGAACGAGGCGTACTTTAACGGATTGAGATTTAAGGTCAATAGAAATTTTGTCTTTTTTATTCAACCGGTTAAAATCCAAACTCCGCGGTACAATTGGCGATCATTTTGCACAAAAGATGCCCGTCATATTTGTTTTTTAAAACGCACTAAAAATAACATCAAGTGTTCAGAACTTGCTAAACCATGCTGATAATGGGACACCACGCGGCAAAGTTACCAAAGCGACTCACATCGAAATGGCAACAGGTCAGTAAACACTACCTATTTTGTGTCCAGTAGATAACGAAGTTTTTGCGAGGTAGGCTTCGAGTAAAAGGGGCGAAAAATAAAGTAAAGCAATCGCCAATGATGAACTCGTGATTAAACCTTTATGCAGTATGTATTTTTACCTTAAAAAATTAAGGCGTTGATTAAACAAGAGAATGAGATATTGATTAGAAATGTTACAAGAATAGAAGAAAAAGAATGGAGGCGCGTCCCGGAGTCGAACCGAGGTCCACGGATTTGCAATCCGCTGCATAGCCACTCTGCCAACGCGCCTTTTCTTTTAACGCTTTAGTTACCCACCGCTGCGTTCGATGCACACTTTACGGATTGAGCAATGAGAGTCAAATAAAAATACCTAATTGCGGATTGATTGCTGATATTTAAATCAAATGGTTGATTAATTGATCTAACTGCAACGTTTGGTGTCACTCAACTCTAGTCGAAGCCCAATATTACTCTTTGTGCCTTTGGCAATTTACTGACAATCAGCGCATAAGAACGTTCGCAAAGATCCTGAATCAAGCCATCTTCAGCGTCACCAGGATAATACACGGTCACCCAATGCTTTTTATTAGTGTGATACCCAGGGGTGATGTCTGCGAATTGGGATGTCAGAACTTCACCATCTGCGGGCTTTACTTTCACTGTGACGTATTCACGCCCTTCCCTCATCGACAGAATAGCAAACATTTTGTCTCGCACTTTATAGACGCGCGCTTCAGGGCCAAAAGGATAACTAGACTCTACGCTCATAAAGGTGTCTAGATAATCAGAAAGCTGTTTGTTGTCCATTGTCGTTTACCCACATAAAAAGGAGCGCTAACGCCCCTCAGTTAATCACTTAGCAACAAGTGCTTCTGATTCAAATTCAATACCTTGCCAGCCAAACTTAATAAAGTTGCGGATATTGGCGTGATCTTCTCCATCTGGGTTCTGAAGCACGTCTTCACGATAAAAACGACCAAAGCACGCTAATGTGTCCTGTTCAGACAGTAGATTCAACTGAGCGAACGCGAATATCTTGCACGAACCATTATTCTGGTTAGCTGCATTGTTTGTTTCTCCATTGATGAATGCCGTTGGGATAAACTCATAATTCGCGTCTATTGCAGCCATGGTTTGCTCAAACTCTACCTCAGTTGGATTGTGGTTCAACTGCTCTATAAATTCACCTAGTTTCATTTTTTACTCCCGTTCAAACAGAGTAAGTCTATGATATTGCTCTTCAATACAAAAGGTGCTTTTGAGTAAAATCTCTATGATGGCGCTCATTATTAAACTCAAGCAACATCATGCTAGGAATCGTTCATGGTCAACACACAACAGTATTTCATTGAGTCAGACAATTCAACGACTATCAAAGTGGTAGGAAACAGTTAATCGACTGGCGCTGCAGCGGTAGCCATCGTCGAGTTAAGAAATAAAAGGCCGACGTCCTGTGAGTCGGCCAATTGCCTATGATCAATACTTGAATTGTGACACTGCTTCATTGAGCTGCTCAGCTTGAGAAGATAAACCTTGCAACACATGGTCCACATCACTGACCTGACTAGACACAGCAGAAGATGCGTCCGCAATTGAGGTAATACTGCCACTGATTTCGTCGGTTACCGCTTTTTGCTCCTCGGTTGCAGCAGCGATTTGTATGTTCATCTCATTCAGGTCATTAAGCATAGTGACTATCTGCTCAAGCATACCTGCATTTTGCTCACACGTATCCACCCCTTGCAACACCGTTCCATTGGCATTTTCAATACTGTTTGAAACTTCATTGGTTTCACGCTGTAACGCTTCGATTTTTTCACGAATTTCTTCCGTTGATGACTGAGTTCGACCAGCAAGAGAACGAACTTCATCTGCCACAACCGCAAACCCACGTCCCTGTTCACCCGCACGCGCCGCCTCAATAGCGGCATTGAGCGCCAATAGGTTTGTTTGCTCGGCAATTCCTTGAATCACATCGAGAACCTCCGCAATCGAGTTACTTTCGTTGTGCAAACGCCCAATCGCCTCAACAGCGGTTTTCATCTCTTCATTGAGACGAGAAATCTCGTTGCCGAGATCACGGCCTACTCCGACGCCCTCACTGCCTTTATCATTGGCATTCTTCACAAACTCAGCAGCTCGGCTGGCAAACTGAGCCACTTCAGAGATAGAGGCACTCATTTGATTAACAGCGGTAGCGACAGACTCAGTTCTTCGGTTCTGGTCTTGGACAGCATCACGAGCACTGTTCATATTGCCGGTCATACTGTGCGTATTGTGGTTCAGATTCTCGGTTGCTTCAGCGAATTTTCGTATAATATCCTGCAAATGAGAAAACAGAGAATTGAGCGAAACAGACAAATCTGTCATTTCATCTTTGCCCTCGACCGTTAACCTTTCGGTCAGATCATTTTCTCTACTTATTCGTTGAATTTTCTCACTTGCCACACGGATTGGTTTTGCAATACTGTTGCCAAGAAAGTACGAAACACAGACAGCAGCAATTACGCCGACAATAATACTGGTTAACACAGTAACAATCTTCGTCTGGACCAGTGCGTCAAGGTCAGCGAAAGCTTCCGCTTTATCTATCTCTGTCACAATTGCCCATTGCAAGCCCGCAGCATCTAAAGGTGAATAGGCTGACAACACTTCTATACCGCGGTAATCCCGAATCACCTCAGAACCACTTT
This DNA window, taken from Vibrio neptunius, encodes the following:
- a CDS encoding MmcQ/YjbR family DNA-binding protein, which translates into the protein MDNKQLSDYLDTFMSVESSYPFGPEARVYKVRDKMFAILSMREGREYVTVKVKPADGEVLTSQFADITPGYHTNKKHWVTVYYPGDAEDGLIQDLCERSYALIVSKLPKAQRVILGFD
- a CDS encoding HopJ type III effector protein, with translation MKLGEFIEQLNHNPTEVEFEQTMAAIDANYEFIPTAFINGETNNAANQNNGSCKIFAFAQLNLLSEQDTLACFGRFYREDVLQNPDGEDHANIRNFIKFGWQGIEFESEALVAK
- a CDS encoding methyl-accepting chemotaxis protein, translated to MKIATKIVLASTLLCSIAIISTGTFVGWKASDLSEQALYQRATSQLTSIRENKRSEIENYFQLIRGQLLTTAHSIGVRDAMIAFKDTFERYPVDSVSATDLSTLSNYYTSSFGMNYRTVNGGDSANALQKLNMLSPRAKALQARYIGVNPNPLGEKHKMMVDSLGTEYDQVHSKYHPSIKGFLEEFGYYDIFLVDTNGNVVYSVFKELDYATNLNSGPYAGSGIANAFKNALGKSATQYHLEDFAPYFPSYEAAASFISTPIKIDNQTIGVLIFQMPVDEINSIMTFGENWRYAGLGNSGETYLVGPDNLLRSESRFLLEEPELYFEELKALGVPQGVMEQIQGKSSAIGRQSVNTASVKAALRGQSGSEVIRDYRGIEVLSAYSPLDAAGLQWAIVTEIDKAEAFADLDALVQTKIVTVLTSIIVGVIAAVCVSYFLGNSIAKPIRVASEKIQRISRENDLTERLTVEGKDEMTDLSVSLNSLFSHLQDIIRKFAEATENLNHNTHSMTGNMNSARDAVQDQNRRTESVATAVNQMSASISEVAQFASRAAEFVKNANDKGSEGVGVGRDLGNEISRLNEEMKTAVEAIGRLHNESNSIAEVLDVIQGIAEQTNLLALNAAIEAARAGEQGRGFAVVADEVRSLAGRTQSSTEEIREKIEALQRETNEVSNSIENANGTVLQGVDTCEQNAGMLEQIVTMLNDLNEMNIQIAAATEEQKAVTDEISGSITSIADASSAVSSQVSDVDHVLQGLSSQAEQLNEAVSQFKY